A part of Acropora palmata chromosome 6, jaAcrPala1.3, whole genome shotgun sequence genomic DNA contains:
- the LOC141883900 gene encoding ubiquitin carboxyl-terminal hydrolase 5-like — translation MDYLKSSSIRVPQGGDKVHKDECVYCFNSPESEKGLYICLATFLGFCEDHVGLHISKTSHRVFLHLKKTKKPQAEQDNITEFPPKKKPTRLAIGVEGGFDVDKMKVEYDEVNSLVVFGTSGDPHIIPLPNVDIPLQVQLSIAGVVTADTAAYKEQVESWDGEKRVVSKHASNLLQLDNGVKVPPRGWTCAKCDMKENLWLNLTDGTILCGRRYFDGSGGNNHAIDYYKETNYPLAVKLGTITPDGADVFSYDEDDMVEDPNLAQHLAHFGINITQMEKTDKTMAELEIDINMRIREWDVIQEAGKKLTPLYGPGYTGLKNLGNSCYMNSVMQVLFSLPEFKHRYGDRCDFIFSKAPADPTRDFDTQMAKFADGVLSGKYSPLPDKERDETTDPKEDQDQDGIAPQMFKSVIGRGHPEFSTNRQQDAQEFFMHLLSLMDRTERTASGPLNPVDSFRFQVEERTQCMQSGNVRYNSREDTLLSLSIPMEAVLNKDEVAASELKQKEAEAKKERLDPSLVVRPRVAMSACLEAFAAPEVIEDFYSTALQAKSVAQKSTRFATFPDYLMVQMKKFTLGDDWVPKKLDVSIEILDELDLTHLRATGLQSNEEELPEQEQAAAAEIQIDESIVMQLVSMGFDMEGCRKAVYHTNNQGIEPAMNWVLEHMSDSDFSAPLNIPGSGASGLSAVNEEAVGMIIAMGFTRPQAVKALESTDNNLERAVDWIFSHAHELDSMEEESQGGQETGPQYKDGAGKYHLMAFISHMGTSTMCGHYVCHVLKDGRWVIFNDRKVALSETPPKEHGYLYLFKRVDS, via the exons GAAAGTGAGAAAGGTCTTTATATTTGTCTGGCAACCTTTCTTGGGTTTTGTGAAGATCATGTTGGTCTTCACATAAGTAAAACATCCCACAGAGTATTCCtgcatttgaagaaaacaaagaag CCTCAAGCTGAACAGGACAATATAACAGAATTTCCACCCAAGAAAAAGCCAACAAGATTAGCAATTG gaGTGGAAGGTGGATTTGATGTTGACAAAATGAAG gTGGAATATGATGAAGTCAACTCACTAGTGGTGTTCGGAACAAGTGGAGATCCACACATTATTCCACTTCCAAATGTCGACATTCCTCTTCAG GTTCAACTGTCCATTGCAGGTGTTGTCACTGCTGATACAGCCGCTTACAAGGAACAAGTGGAATCATGGGATGGAGAAAAGAGAGTGGTCTCTAA ACATGCAAGCAACTTACTTCAACTAGACAATGGTGTTAAAGTTCCTCCAAG AGGCTGGACGTGTGCAAAGTGTGATATGAAGGAAAATCTCTGGCTTAACTTAACTGATGGAACAATTTTATGTGGCAGGAGATATTTTGATG gttcagGTGGAAATAATCATGCTATTGATTATTATAAAGAGACAAATTATCCGTTGGCTGTTAAACTTGGAACAATAACTCCTGATGGTGCAG ATGTATTTTCCTATGATGAAGACGACATGGTAGAGGATCCAAATCTCGCACAGCATCTTGCCCACTTTGGCATCAATATAACACAGATGGAGAAG ACAGACAAGACAATGGCAGAGTTGGAAATAGACATAAATATGAGAATAAGAGAGTGGGATGTAATCCAG GAAGCTGGTAAGAAATTAACTCCTTTGTATGGACCAGGCTACACTggattgaaaaatttaggaAACAG TTGCTATATGAATTCTGTGATGCAAGTTCTGTTTTCACTGCCAGAGTTCAAGCACAG ATATGGAGATAGATGTGACTTTATATTTTCAAAGGCTCCTGCTGATCCTACTAGAGATTTTGATACTCAAAT GGCGAAGTTTGCAGACGGTGTTCTGTCGGGTAAATACTCTCCATTACCAGATAAAGAAAGAGACGAAACAACAGATCCAAAGGAAGATCAG GACCAAGATGGTATTGCACCGCAAATGTTCAAGTCAGTGATTGGACGCGGGCACCCGGAGTTCTCCACCAATAGACAGCAAGATGCGCAAGAATTTTTTATGCATTTACTATCGTTAATGGACAGAACTGAG CGAACTGCCAGTGGTCCACTTAACCCTGTAGATTCATTTAGGTTCCAG GTTGAAGAACGAACTCAATGTATGCAGTCTGGAAACGTCCGTTATAACAGCAGAGAGGATACACTCTTGTCGCTCTCAATACCAATGGAGGCAGTTCTCAATAAAG ATGAAGTAGCAGCATCTGAactgaaacagaaagaagccgaagctaagaaagaaagatt AGATCCTAGTTTGGTTGTGCGACCTAGAGTAGCTATGTCAGCTTGTCTTGAGGCGTTTGCTGCGCCGGAGGTCATTGAGGATTTCTACAGCACGGCCTTACAAGCAAAAAGCGTGGCGCAAAA ATCAACAAGATTTGCAACATTTCCCGATTATTTGATGGTTCAGATGAAAAAGTTTACGCTCGGTGATGACTGGGTTCCGAAGAAATTAG ACGTTTCAATTGAGATTTTAGATGAACTTGATTTGACGCATTTAAGAGCCACTGGTCTTCAGTCAAACGAAGAAGAATTGCCGGAACAAGAGCAAGCTGCTGCTGCAG AGATCCAAATTGATGAGAGCATCGTGATGCAACTTGTGTCGATGGGATTTGACATGGAAGGCTGCCGAAAAGCTGTTTACCACACAAATAACCAAG GTATTGAACCTGCTATGAACTGGGTTCTGGAACACATGAGTGATTCGG ATTTCAGTGCGCCGTTAAATATTCCAGGCAGTGGTGCGTCGGGGTTATCAGCTGTTAATGAAGAAGCTGTTGGAATGATTATCGCTATGGGTTTCACCCGTCCCCAGGCCGTCAAGGCTTTGGAATCAACG GATAACAACTTGGAGAGAGCAGTGGATTGGATATTTAGTCATGCGCACGAGCTCGATTCTATGGAAGAGGAGAGCCAGGGCGGTCAAGAGACTGGCCCGCAGTACAAAGATGGAGCTGGAA AGTACCATCTTATGGCCTTCATCAGTCATATGGGCACATCCACCATGTGTGGCCATTATGTTTGTCACGTGCTTAAAGATGGAAG GTGGGTAATATTCAACGACCGTAAAGTTGCGCTGTCAGAAACTCCCCCAAAGGAGCATGGGTATCTCTATTTATTCAAGCGAGTGGATAGCTGA